Below is a window of Haloglycomyces albus DSM 45210 DNA.
CTCAACCGTCATATGGAACGTCCACCGAAACCGCACTCAAACCCCTTATTCCGAGACTTTCGGTTCTTCCCGAAACCGACGGTCGTCCGGTACCGATTTTGAAACCGGCACGTCCCTACCGGTGATATCGCGCCTTGCACTCTAACGCCGTGAAGTGACCTTCACCGCACTGAATCCGAGTGTCGTGTGAACTGCTTTTTCACCGCGCATGCCCGCAGAGCGCATCGCTTTCTGAGAAAATCCCAACGTGAAAACGCCCGACCTTGGAGCGTGGTTCGACGCGTACGTCGAACGTGTCCGCAAACGCTCTCCGTTCGCCGACCATTCCTGGCGATCCGGCGAGCGCTTCGCGGCTACCGACGGCGGTCTGCTCTCCGCTTCAATCGCCTATTACGCCTTCTTCGCGTCGTTTTCCATGTCCTTGCTGGCGCTGGCGGTATTCGGTTATCTGTTGCACGTTCCCGCGATCTATCAGGCGGTGGAGTCGTGGCTGGCGCAGAATCTTCCCATCGTGGACATCGGCTTGTTGGAGGAGTCTCGGCAGCAGGTGGGGATCTTGGCGGTCGTGGCCTTGATCGTCGCCGGGGTGGCGTGGGTTCAGGCGGTGCGCAATTCGGTGCGGCACGTCTGGGGTTTGGAACGCGCACCCGGTAATCCCTTTTTGCGTTGGTTCATTGACCTGGGTGTCTTGGCGGGGTTGTCGGTTCTCCTGTTGTTGACCATTGCCGCGTCGGCGGGTTTTCACACGATTGTCGGCTGGTTGAGTTTGGATTCGGTGATCGATTCGCCGTCGTTGTTGTCGGTCTTGTCGCTGGCGACGGCTTTGATCACCGATATGGTTCTGGCAATGGTGATGCTGAT
It encodes the following:
- a CDS encoding YihY/virulence factor BrkB family protein → MKTPDLGAWFDAYVERVRKRSPFADHSWRSGERFAATDGGLLSASIAYYAFFASFSMSLLALAVFGYLLHVPAIYQAVESWLAQNLPIVDIGLLEESRQQVGILAVVALIVAGVAWVQAVRNSVRHVWGLERAPGNPFLRWFIDLGVLAGLSVLLLLTIAASAGFHTIVGWLSLDSVIDSPSLLSVLSLATALITDMVLAMVMLIALPRMSMSLRRVLPAALMVAVGLEGLKTIGRLFISNVSDRPAYQAVSTAVGLLLFFYLFNFVLLFAAAWTATSRHGQVRDLYNGRFIPNS